AGCCGATCAGGGCGACGAGCAGGAAAAATGCTGGCGCCACGATCGATGTTCGCCTGGAGCGCGAGCCGTAGGATGGGACCATCGTCCCGTCCGATGCCTCGTGGCCCCCGTCCGAGACCTCATTTCGTCGAACCGTCGCAAATTTGCTCGCTCGGGACAATGGTCCCAAGCTGCCACTGGGTATCTGTGTCATTTTTTGCCTCATCTTTGTGGATCGTGTCAAAAAGATCATACTCCCTCTCAACCCGTCACGTATTAACCACTGATTTTTATCTCCCCCAACGCCAATTTTGCCATGAGCACCGCCGCCGATCCGAAGTCCGCACCTGCTACAGACACCGACGTTCTCAACAAATACAGCCGCCATATCACGCAGCCCAAGAGCCAAGGCGCCTCGCAAGCAATGCTGTACGCGACCGGCATGACCTCGGAGGACATGAACAAGCCCCAGGTCGGCATTGGCAGTATGTGGTACGAGGGCAACAGCTGTAATATGCACCTGCTCGACCTGGCTGCGGAAGTTCGCAAGGGCGTTGTCGATGCTGGCATGGTCGGCATGCGATTCAACACGATCGGCGTCAGCGACGGGATCTCGATGGGCACCCGCGGGATGAGCTATTCGCTGCAGAGCCGCGACCTGATCGCCGATTCCATCGAAACGATCATGGGGGCCCAGTGGTATGATGCGCTGATCGCCCTGCCGGGCTGCGACAAAAATATGCCCGGTTGCTTGATCGCGATGGCGCGGCTCAACCGACCTGCGATCATGGTCTACGGCGGCACGATCAAACCGGGCAGCTACAAGAACGAGAAACTCGATATCGTCAGTGCGTTCCAGTGCTACGGACAATACCTCGCGGGCCAGATCAGCGAAGAGGAACGATCCGAAATTGTGCATCGCAGCTGCCCGGGCGCTGGAGCATGCGGTGGCATGTACACCGCCAACACGATGGCCACCGCGATCGAAGCACTCGGCATGTCGCTGCCGTATTCGGCCAGCATCCCGGCAGAAGACGAGGAGAAGACAGACGAATGTCACCGCGCCGGGGCGGCGATTTTGAATCTGCTCAAGCTGGACCTCAAGCCTCGCGACATCATGACCCGCGAAGCATTCGAGGATGCCATGGTGACGCTGATGGCCCTCGGCGGCAGCACCAACGCGGTGCTGCACCTGATCGCGATGGCCCGCGCCGTCGACGTGCCGCTGACCATCGACGATTTCCAATCTGTCAGCGACCGGACACCCTTCCTCGCGGACCTCAAACCGAGTGGCAAGTTCGTCCAGGAAGATTTGCACAGCATCGGTGGCACCCCCGCCGTGATGAAGTACCTGCTCGAAAAGGGCATGATCCGGGGCGGACACATGACCGTCACCGGCAAAACGCTCGCCGAAAATCTCCAGGATGTACCGTCACTGAAATCGGGGCAGAAAATCGTTTCGATGATCGAATCGCCGATCAAAAAGAGCGGTCACATTCGGATCCTTCGCGGCAGCTTGGCACCCGAGGGTGCCGTGGCGAAAATCACCGGCAAGGAAGGCCTGCAGTTCTCAGGGCCAGCCCGTGTCTACGACAGCGAAGAAGACATGCTGGCGGCACTGGAACGCAAGGAAATCCAAAAGGGCGACGTCGTGGTGATCCGGTACGAAGGACCCAAGGGCGGTCCTGGCATGCCGGAGATGCTGACACCAACGAGTGCCATTGTCGGAGCGGGGTTGGCCAGTGATGTGGCGTTGCTGACCGATGGACGGTTCAGTGGCGGTAGTCACGGCTTCATCGTCGGACACATCACCCCCGAAGCTCAAGTGGGCGGACCCATCGGGCTGATCCAAGATGGAGATACCATCACCATCGACGCCGAAACGAACTCTCTCGATGTCGACGTTGAC
This genomic window from Allorhodopirellula heiligendammensis contains:
- the ilvD gene encoding dihydroxy-acid dehydratase, with the translated sequence MSTAADPKSAPATDTDVLNKYSRHITQPKSQGASQAMLYATGMTSEDMNKPQVGIGSMWYEGNSCNMHLLDLAAEVRKGVVDAGMVGMRFNTIGVSDGISMGTRGMSYSLQSRDLIADSIETIMGAQWYDALIALPGCDKNMPGCLIAMARLNRPAIMVYGGTIKPGSYKNEKLDIVSAFQCYGQYLAGQISEEERSEIVHRSCPGAGACGGMYTANTMATAIEALGMSLPYSASIPAEDEEKTDECHRAGAAILNLLKLDLKPRDIMTREAFEDAMVTLMALGGSTNAVLHLIAMARAVDVPLTIDDFQSVSDRTPFLADLKPSGKFVQEDLHSIGGTPAVMKYLLEKGMIRGGHMTVTGKTLAENLQDVPSLKSGQKIVSMIESPIKKSGHIRILRGSLAPEGAVAKITGKEGLQFSGPARVYDSEEDMLAALERKEIQKGDVVVIRYEGPKGGPGMPEMLTPTSAIVGAGLASDVALLTDGRFSGGSHGFIVGHITPEAQVGGPIGLIQDGDTITIDAETNSLDVDVDSAEMDRRRDAWTAPPLKATRGTLYKYIKSVKSASEGCVTDE